The nucleotide sequence GTTTACGCGCGATCGCCCAAGCCATTAGTCAAGCCATTCCCCGGACAACAGATTTAGTTGCTCGTTATGGGGGGGAAGAATTTGCGGTTATTTTACCGGAAACAGATATCCTAGAAGCCGAAATAATTGCCCAAACGATTCAAAAAAAAGTACAATCTTTAAAACTGGTTCATGACCAATCTCAAGCCAGCCCTTATATCACCTTAAGCTTAGGGATTACCTGTCTCATTCCTCATTGCCAATCTAGTCCCTCTCTGTTAATTGAATGGGCTGATCGTGCCCTCTATCAAGCCAAAAAACAAGGTCGAAATTGTAGTGTTACTTTATTAAATAAAACCCATGTCTGAACCCGAACCAATTTCAAGCAATACAGAGGCAGGAGAAGCCTTAATTCAGGAACTTGAAACCCTGCGAAAACGGGTATTACAACTCGAAAAAGCCAAGAGTACAGAACCTTATCAAGTTGCCCAACAAAAAGCGCTATTTGCGGTTATTAGTAAAATTCGAGAATCTTTAGATTTAGATAGTATTTTTAAGTCTACAGCCATTGAAGTGCGTCAATTGTTGAATGCGGATCGGGTGGGAATGTATCGGTTTGATCCTGATTCTCAATATGAATGGGGAGAATTTGTATCTGAAGATGTTTTACCCAATTTTCGTTCAGCATTATCGGCAAAAATCAAAGATCACTGTTTTGGAGAACATTATATTAACTATTATTTTTATGGCAAAATCTGGGCAGCCGATGATATTTATACATTACCATTACCGCGTTGCTATGCCCAAATGTTATCCCAATTTCAAATTAGAGCTAATCTGGTTGCCCCCTTACTGAAAGGGGAAAATTTATGGGGATTACTGTGCATTCATCAATGTTCCGGCCCCCGTGAATGGAAAGAATCGGAAATGGAATTTGTCCGCCAAATTGCCACTCATTTAGGCGTGGCATTACAACACGCAGAATTTGTTAAAAAGTTGCAAATGCAGTCTGAATATTTAACCCAAGCGGTAAATCAGGCTGTTGAACGAGAAAAAGCTGTTGCTGCTATTATCAATAAAATTCGTCAATCCTTACAACTGGATACGATTTTTACAACCACAACCCAAGAAGTTCGTCAACTTTTAAAAGCTGATCGAGTGGTGATTTATCGATTTAATGCTGACTGGAGTGGAGAATTTTTAGTTGAATCTAAAGCCGAGGGATGGAAATCTTTAATTGAAGAACAAAAATATGATTTGCAATTTGGAGCTAATATTAGTCAATGTAGCCTGAAATATTTAGTAAATCCCTGCGTTACTGATAGCTATCTACAAGAAACCCAAGGGGGCGATTTTACACGGGGAGAAGTTTTTCGAGTTTGTGACAATATTTATAAAGCTAATTTTTCCACCTGTTATATTCAAGCGTTAGAACGGTATGAAGCCCAAGCTTATGCAATTATCGCAATTTATCAAGGGAAACAATTATGGGGATTATTAGCAGTCTACCAAAATCAAAGTACCCGACATTGGGAAACCTCAGAAATTAAGTTTTTAGTTCAAATTGGTGGACAACTAGGAGTCGCAATTCAACAAGCTGAATTACTCGCCCAAACGGAAAAACAAAAACGAGATTTAGAAACCATATTAGCCGATGAATTGCGACGTCAAGCTGAAAGTTTAGTGGAGGATGCAGAACGAGAACGAGCTTTAGCCCAAGTGATTGATAAAATCCGGCGCACTTTAGATATTAATACGATTTTTCAAACCGCCACTTCTGAACTTCGTCAACTATTAAATGCTGATCGAGTGGCTGTATTTCAATTTGAGCCTAATTCCTATTGGAATTACGGAAAATTTGTTTCAGAAAATGTTTTATTTCCCTTTTGTTCGGTTTTAGAAACTGAGATAGAAGATCATTGTTTTGGTGCGAGATTTGCTCAAAATTATCCCCTCGGTCATGTGTTAGTTTTACCCGACATTTATCAAGGAGGCTTAACAGATTGTTATGTGCAACTGTTAGCTCAATTTCAAATTAAAGCAAATTTAGTTGTTGCCTTACTCAAAGGGGATGAATTATGGGGCTTATTGTGTATTCATCAATGTTCAACTCCCCGTCAATGGCAAAAAAAAGAAATTGAATTTGTGCGGAAAATTGCCGTTCAATTAGGCGTTGCTTTACAACAAGCAGAACTCTTAACCCAAGCTCAAAAACGTTCAGAAGAACAGGCAAAAGTTGCCGAACAAGAACGAGCTTTAGCACGGGTTATTGATCGGATTCGTCAAACTTTAGATATTGATACAATTTTTAGTGCAACGACCCAGGAAGTCAGACAAATTTTACAATGTGATCGCGTCGTGGTCTATCGTTTTATATCCGACCGTCGCGGAGAATTTATTTTTGAATCTAAACTGTCCTGCGGCATTCCTTTAGAACAAGCTGAACATAAAAATTTATGGTTAGAAACTCATTTTAAATATCCCAAAATTGATCAATATCAAAACCATCAGCCTTTAATTATTGATGATATTTTTAATGCCCCTTTATCCCCCTCTACCCTCAAAGTTTTACAACAATTTCAGATTCGAGCTTATATTTTAGTTCCGGTTTTTGTAGGAGAAATATTATGGGGATTATTAGGAGCTTATCAACATACCAGTAGCCGTCATTGGCAACCCAGAGAAGTGAGTTTATTAACCCAAGTTGCGAATCAATTAGGGGTAGCCATTCAACAAGCGAAATTATTAGCTCAATTGAAGGAAGCTAAAGACACAGCCGATGCAGCGAACCATGCTAAAAGTGAATTTTTAGCCAATATGAGTCATGAATTAAGAACACCTCTGAATGCGATTTTAGGCTTTACTCAAATTTTAGCGAAACATTCAGGATTAAGTTCTGTCCAACAGGAATATCTCCGAATTATTGAACGCAGTGGAGAACATTTACTCGATTTAATTAATGATGTTTTAGAAATGTCTAAAATAGAAGCGGGACGACTCACACTCAATGAAACCAGTTTTGATCTTTATCGCTTGTTAAATAACTTGCAAGAAATGTTAGAATTAAAAGCAGAAATGAAAGGATTAAATTTGATTTTTGAACGCGATCAAAATGTACCTCAATATATTAAAACCGATGAAAGTAAGCTTCGCCAAGTCTTAATTAATTTATTGGGAAATGCGATTAAATTTACAGAAGTCGGTTGTGTGATTTTACGGGTTAAACAAGACACTATTTTTCCCAAATCTATCACAACGGAGGCTCAAAATTCAGAACCTATAGACGTTTTACCCGAACCCATTAAAATTACCTTTGAAGTCGAGGATACTGGCCCAGGTATTGCCTCTGAAGAAATTGATTTATTATTTGAAGCCTTTGCACAAACAGAAACAGGACGAAAATCCAAAGAAGGAACCGGGTTAGGTTTACCCATCAGTCAACAATTTGTGCAAATGATGGGAGGAAATATTATTGTTAATAGTCTCTTAGGAACAGGAACTTGGGTTAAATTTTTTATTCAAATAGGTTTGGCAGATTGTTGTGATATTCAACCCCAACTTTCTAAAAAATCTGTGGTGGGTTTAGCAGCCGGACAACCCACCTATCGGATTTTAATTGTTGAAGATGCAGTCGAAAATCGCCAAGTTTTAGTAGAACTTTTATCAACAACGGGGTTTGAAGTTCGACAAGCCCTCAACGGTCAAGAAGCCGTAGAATTAAGCTTAAGTTGGCAACCCCATTTAATTTGGATGGATATGCGAATGCCGGTTATGGATGGAATAGAAGCCACGCGACGCATTCGGGCAAATGCCCCCTCGGAAAATTTCCCCATTATTATTGCATTAACAGCAAATGCCTTTAAAGAAGAACGCGCCCAAGTTTTGCAAGCCGGATGTGATGATTTTGTGAGTAAACCCTTCCAAGATCATATTATCTTTGAAAAAATGGCAGAATATTTAGGGCTAGAATATGAATATGCAGACTCTCAAACCTCAACCCATTTAAACTCCAATTTAGAAAGAATCTCAACACCGGGAGATTTAAGCTTAGATTGTTTAGTATTAATGCCTCCGGCTTGGATTCAAGAGTTTCATGAAGCGGTATTATGTACTCAAGAAAAACGGGTTTTTGAGTTAATTCAGGAAATTCCTGAATCCTATTCAGCCTTAGCATTAACCCTCAAAAAATTAGCTGATGAATTTCAATTTGATCAAATTTTAGCCGTCACAGAAACCCTAATTTTAGGCTAACAGTAGTAAGCCCTTCAGGGCTTCTTCCTAACACTTCAAATCAATAAAAGAGTCCTGAAGGACTCACTACGATTAACAGTAGTAAGCCCTTCAGGGCTTCTTCCTAACACTTCAAATCAATAAAAGAGTCCTGAAGGACTCACTACGATTAACAGTAGTAAGCCCTTCAGGGCTTCTTCTTAACACTTGAAATCAATAAAAGAGTCCTGAAGGACTCACTACGATTAACAGTAGTAAGCCCTGAAGGGCTTCTTTCTAACACTTAAAATCAATAAAAGAGTCCTGAAGGACTCACTACGGTTAACGAACTTCAATTTTTGCTAAAGCCGTATTGCGGTAATAATGGGCTAAAATTTGCTGGTAATTGTATCCACCACGAGCTAAATTATAAGCGCCCCATTGACTTAAACCCACGGCGTGACCAAACCCGCGACCTGTAACCTGAAAACTCGTGGTTCCACTTTTACGGCTGATTTGAAACCGAGTGCTACGCAGTCCTAACGCAGAAGCAATATCCTCCCCACTCATCACTCGTGTCCCTTTATCGCCGACTACTTTCATCGCTAGAATACTGCCAAACGCTGAAGTCCGTTGCGGGGTCATCGTTGTAATATTCCCCACACCCGAAATTCGTTTACTTAAATCCGCTTGCGAAAAGGTTTTTGTCCACTCAAACACCGGGGTTCCTTGGTCAAAATCAGGAACTCCCCGTAAATAAGGCAAAGGTTCATTCCAAACATCCTCAACATTTTCCGTATGTCCCCCAGAGGCCGAATGAAACGCCGCTAAAATCGCTTGACCGTTATAGGTTAACACCTGTCCTCTTGTAGCATTCACCGCCGCCACCGTTCCAGTAGACTCCGTAACTAATCCTTTATAAACTTGCCAACCTTGGTCATCCCCGACATCAAAAATACCATTGCTGCGTTGACGCTTGTAGAGGGCGTAGGTTCGCGCTGCAACCGCTTGGGCTTTCAAAGCTTCCTGGGGCCATCCGCCATCCATTTCCGCCCCCAGCACGCTATAGAGATATTCCTCTAAATCGACATAATTAATTGCCGTTAATTTACCATTCCTCGGCACTAATAACACTCGTCCCCGATACCAACCGTTACCAATCCAAACATTCCCATTATTACTTGGATCAATCCAAAGTTGAGAGCCTTGCCAATTTCCCAAGGCGACTTTTCCTGATTTTGCTTGAGCGACACCGCCCCCCATGGCCACTAATTCCCCTAGGGCTTGGCCATTACCATCTCGGACAATGGCTTTGGTGGTACTGCCAACTTTGACTTGATTGGCCCCCTCTTCAATGGCGACTCGTAATAATAATTGAGCCTGGGCTGGGGCTACCCAACACAACCAAATTAGCAGCGTTGTCCACCAATAACGCTTAAACCGTTGTAGGGAGGTGGGGAAGGAGACTAAAGGATGCCAAGATTGAGGAACAGAACAAACCATTGTTGCGATCAGATCCGGTAAGATGGATAGATTAGAACTGCACCTTGGTTATATAGCATATTTTTTTCGTATTTGAAGATGGAAGGAGCGAGTCAATGCAGATTACTTTTTTAGGCACTAGCTCCGGGGTTCCGACACGATCGCGCAATGTTTCCAGTATAGCTCTGCGTTTACCGCAACGGGCTGAAATTTGGTTGTTTGACTGTGGGGAAGGAACGCAACATCAATTCCTCCGTAGTGATTTAAAAGTCAGCCAAATTAGTCGAATTTTTATTACCCATTTACACGGAGATCATATTTTTGGGTTAACGGGATTATTAGCCAGTTGTGGGTTAGCGGGAAATGCCAAACGCATTGATATTTATGGGCCAGCAGGATTATCAGATTATTTACAAGCCTGTGTGCGTTATTCTCAAACCCATTTTTCTTACCCGGTTAAAGTCCATACCATTCAACCGGGAATGATTTTTGAAGACGAAGAATATCAAGTGGTTTGTGGGTATTTGAAACATCGGGTGACAGCTTTTGGGTATCGGATTATTGAAAAGGATAAACCGGGACGATTTGATGTAGAAAAAGCCAAAAAATTAGGCATTCCACCGGGGCCAATTTATGCTCAACTTAAACAAGGACAAACGGTTACTTTGGCCGATGGTCGTACGATTCGAGGGACAGAACTTTGTGGAGTTCCCCAAATCGGTCGTAAATTTGTTTATTGTACAGATACCGTTTTTTGTGAAGGGGCGGTGGAATTAGCGCAGGATGCGGATGTTTTAGTTCATGAAGCAACGTTCTCCCATCACGATGCAGAAATGGCTTTTCAACGATTACATTCCACGTCAACAATGGCGGCACAAGTCGCATTAGCCGCCGGAGCTAAACAGTTAATGATGACCCATTTTAGCCCCCGTTACGCTCCCGGAAATTCAATTATTTTAGATGATTTATTAACAGAAGCCAGAGCCATTTTTCCTAATACAGATATGGCTTATGATTTCCTGACCCATGAAATTCCCCGCCGTCCCTTGTAGTAAGCCCTTCAGGGCTGTCTTTTCTTTAATTTCCCTATTAATCAATCCCCTTAACCATTCATTATGTCAGTTGTCTAAACCCTGTACATTCTCAATAGCAGCAATCAGTTCAGACGGATGAGAAATTAAAGCATTGGGGTGATGGCGGGCTAAAACCTCGGCGGAATTATATCCCCAACTCACAGCAATACTTTTAATTTTAGATTTTCTAGCTGCATTAATATCTCTCGTTTCATCCCCAATATAAATAGCTTGCTGGGGTTCTATTCTTTCTTGTTTTAATAATTGGTTAATGATTTTATGTTTGCCAAACAAATTAATTCCTGAATAGATATTCTTGAAATAATTAATTAAATCATAACGAGATAAAATTGTAATTACATTAATTTTAGAGTTAGAGGTAATAATATAAAGAGTATAATTCTGCTCCTGCAATTGTCGGAGAATCTCAGGAATTGTAGGGAATAAATCAATCTGTTGTAAATCCTGATTTAACTCAGAAATCACTCGCTTCAGTAAAAAAGGCAGTTTAAATAGAGAAATTCCCGATTGTTGAATAATCTGCCAAGAGCTTAAATTTTGAATTTGAGCGAGAGTGTCAGGGTTAGTCGGGGAATAACCAAATTCCCCCGATAAACGATTGGTAATTGTAACCACCGTATGTAGGGTATCCGCTAAAGTTCCATCAAAGTCAAAAATAATAATCTGATTCATAGATTCAGGGGTTTAGTCTGGGTTTGAGATTAGCACTCAACATAGAATCAATATTTGAGTTTGTATAAGATTAATAAATATGTCTACCCAGAGATTAATATTTACCTCATTATCTCTAAAAGTGGGGTTTAATCCCGGATTGAATATTTTTCAAAAATCCATGATCTTGCGGAGATGGAAACCCTCTTATATTAACAATATAATAATCCGCTCAATCACCCGCCCATTTCCTATAATATAGATAGGGTTTGTCCCGGTGAAATACAAGAATTTGGTTAATTCTTTAAATAAAAGCTTAGAACTATAAAAGTTCTGTAAAACTTACAAGAATTTTTCGGGAATGGGGTGACAAAGCCAGAAGGTTTGCTAATGTAGTAATAACCGCTTGTATGAATCACTCTGGTTGCTGAGATGTCCCCCCTCTAGGGAGATAACCAGAACAACCGGGTCAAGAGTTAAGGGTAACAGTAACCAGTAGGATATTCACACACAGGAGTTCCAAATGAAAACTAGATTCTTCACCACTTTAATCTCAACCTTGGCTTTAACAGGTGTTTACGCTACATCTGCTCAAGCAGTAGGATTCAAGTTCAAAACCAACTATTCCACCGATGCCAACTTGTGGAAAGGTGACATCTTTTTAAATTCAGTTGAATTTAAGAGTAAAACCTATAATAATTTCTCCCTCGTAAACAAAGTTGATATTATCGACAATGACCTCTGGACGAAAGGAAATACTGGGGCTGCCAGTAGCGATAAAGGGGATCAAGCATCAGGAATTAAAGCAGAAGCTCCCACAGCAAGCGATTTAGTTGCTTCTCTGGGAAATCTGAATTTAAGCAATATTGTTGATACAGAAGACAACGGCAGTTTCACCCTGGACTTGTTCTTTGCAAAACCAGCAGATAATTTCCTGTTCTTTGAACGGGGTAAAAACAGCAAACTGGATGTTCAAGCTGTGTTTACTGATGGTTCATTGGGGTCGGTCGTTAACTTAGATTCAAAAAAATGGGACTACGCTGGCTATAAACTCGATACCACAGAAATTACGGGCGCTCAACAAGTAGGTTCTTTCGGTCTGAGTTTGTCAGACTTAGGCGTAACCAATGCCAAATCGTTCAAAAGTCTGCGGTTGATCAGCGAAGCCGATTTCAAAGGCCCTGACTTTAAAGTGGTGGGTACGAATGTGTCTGTTCCTGAACCCACAACCGTTTTAGGTTTAGGTTTAGTCGGCGCTGCTTTAGCAATGTCTCGTCGCAAAAAAGCTCACTAAGGCAAAATACGCTCGCTACCATCAACATCTCTAAACTTGTCTCCGTCCCATCAAACTGAAAAACTGATTATTTAAAGTTGCGATCGCTTATTTCTCAAAATCGAGGGATAGGCGATCGCAATTTTTTTCCTTAATAAACTTGTATCCAGGCTTTCACATCATATTCTGTCCAGATCCCATTTTGCCAATAGGGGTCAGACTCGACTAACTGACGCACCGTTGCTTCATCTTCGGCTTCATAAATGCCAAATACCTTTGTGACATCCTGAGTCGGGCCAATTGTTAATAAAACCCCCGACTCTTTTTGTTGTTTTAATCCTTCCAAATGGGCTGCGCGATAGGGTTCGCGCTTTTCCAGAACATCCTCGCAATAGGTTCCAAACATGACATATTTTGGCATAGTTGTTGATGGTTGATAGTTGACTGTTATCTGTTATTTGTAGGGGCGGGGTTTTCCCACCCGCAAGTCCCCCCGCCCCCAGGACAAACACCTAACTTCTGAGATTAACGTTAAATTGCTGCACTAAAGCATCTCGGACTTTTTGTTGTAAAGGGTCAATATCCGTATCCGTTAACGTGCGATCGCTCACCCGGTAAACTAAACGAAACGCTAAACTGCGTTGACCTTCCGGGACATTTTTACCCCGATATTCATCAAAAACTTCCACCGATTCTAATAAATTTCCTGCGGCTTTGGTAATACAGCGTTCAAGTTCGGACACGGGAACTTCGACGGGGACGAAAAAGGCAATATCTCGATCCGATGCTGGGAATGTTGAAAAAGGTTTGAATTTCCGAACTAAATTAGAAGGACGGTTCATCGCCTCTAATAATATTGATAACTGAAATTCAAAGGCATAAACTTGATTCGGTAAATCCTGTTTTTGACACAATTGCGGATGGAGTTGTCCGAAAATTCCTAAGCGTTTTCCTTGTAGCCATAAAGAAGCGGTGCGTCCAGGGTGTAAATGTTCTATTGTAGATTCCGGTTTATATTCAACGGTTAAATTTAAACGCTGAAATACCGCTTCTAAAATGCCTTTCGCTTCAAACCAAGTCATCGGTTGTTCTTGACCACTGCGAACCCAACGCCCAAAACTGCGATCGCCTCCCATAATACCCGCTAAAGCATCTTGTTCCTTATATTGATCCCCTTCTTTCCAAAAAATCCGCCCAATTTCAAAGCCATTTAACGGCCCATTACCATTTTGTAAATTATAAACAAAGGCATCAATTAACCCGGTTAACATTTCCGTGCGTAATGCCGAATATTCCACAAACAAAGGGTTATCTAAAACAACTTGATTTTCCCCTTCAGTTTTCACTAAAGAATAGTGCATTAATTCCGTTAAGCCTTCCCCTCGGAAAGTCGCCCGAATTTGTCGCATTGCTAACTGTTCTAAGGGCAGATAACCCGATACCCCTTGACTGGGTAAAGTTTCACAGAAATTATCATATCCGTAGAGACGGGCAACTTCTTCAATTAAATCAATTTCCCGTTCCAAATCTCGATAACGATAGGGGGGAACGGTGACTTTCCAAGCCACAAAATCACGATTTTTATCTCTGACTAATCCACAACCCAAAGCCGTCAGAATTCCTTCCACTTCTTCCGGTAATAAATAGGATTCGGCTGCGGTTCCTTGTCCCCGTTTCAGTTGTCCTAAAACCTGATTAATTCGATCTAATCTTAAGGTAATTTCAGGACTCTGTAATTCTATGCCACTGCTATCAGTTTCTTGACGAGTTGGAGTGCCAGAAGCTAACTCTTTTAATAATAAAATTGCCCGCCGACAAGCTAATGCTAATTCAGCTTGATTTACCCCTCGTTCATAACGGGTAGACGATTCACTGCGTAGACCTTGCGCCCGTGCAGATCGACGAATGGCTATCGGTGCAAAAATAGCAGCTTCTAACAGTAAATTTTGGGTTCCTTCAAAAACTTCCGTTTCTTCCCCTCCCATAACTCCGGCTAAAGCTACGGGATAATCATTAGCCGTAATTAATAGATTTTGCTCTTGTAATTTCCGGGTTTGACCATCTAAAGTTTTAATCGATTCATCGGGTTGAGCAAAACGCACCCCGATGGTTAAATCTGGAGAGGAAGTCACTTGTTTAAGACGATCTAAATCAAAGGCATGAAGCGGTTGTCCCCATTCCAATAAAATATAATTCGTGACATCGACAACATTATTAATCGGACGAACACCCGCCGCTTGTAATCGTCGTTGTAACCAATCAGGAGAAGGGGCTATTTTTACTCCTTCAATCATCGTTCCAATATAGATCGGACAAGCTTGTTTATCAGCAATTTTAATCGATAAGGATTGAGATTGTTCCGACTGTTCAATTAATACCCCAGCCGCTTCAGGAATTCTTAAATTAGCTCCGGTTAATGCTGCAATTTCACGGGCAATTCCCACCATACTTAAGCCATCCGCCCGGTTCGCCGTTGCGGTGACATCTAAAATTACATCATCTAACCCTAATAACGGTCTAACATCACTGCCTAAAATCGGATTTTCAAGGTCAAAACTGTGAATTCCTGAAGAGTCTTTTTCTAGTCCTAATTCCGCTAAGGAACAAATCATTCCTTCTGAAGGAACCCCCCGCAATTTTGTTTTTTTCAGGGTTAAATTAATTTTAGGTAAATAAGTTCCCAAGGTTGCTACAGCCACCACCATTCCTGATGCAGCATTCGGTGCTCCACAAACAATATTCAGGGGTTCAGAAGCCCCAATATCCACTTGACACACTCTTAATTTATCCGCATTGGGATGTTGTTCAGCTTGTAGAATTTTTCCCAGGACAACTCCATCGGCCCAGGAACGCCAATCTTCAATATCTTCAACTTCAAATCCCGCCACCGTGAGGGTTTCTGCCAACTCTTGGGGGGTCATCTGGATATCCACCAGTTCTCGCAACCAATTTAAAGAGATACGCATCGTTGTTTGCTTTCAATGTTCCTAGTTTATTGTTACAGAAGATCGGAGTTACCGAGTCAGCTAACCCGTCAACTGCTAACCGTCAACAGCCAACAGCCAACAAACTACCCATTTAATCGATCTAACTGCTATCCTGGTGTCAAGTATGTATTCCGGTAAAAATAGCTAGACTTTACTCAATCTTTACATAGGTTGGAAAAGCTGATACGGAAGTTAACGATTCTGGAGTGATAATAGAAGTACAAAGAAACTTTTTTTGATCCGGGAGTTA is from Planktothrix sp. FACHB-1365 and encodes:
- a CDS encoding GAF domain-containing hybrid sensor histidine kinase/response regulator, with the translated sequence MSEPEPISSNTEAGEALIQELETLRKRVLQLEKAKSTEPYQVAQQKALFAVISKIRESLDLDSIFKSTAIEVRQLLNADRVGMYRFDPDSQYEWGEFVSEDVLPNFRSALSAKIKDHCFGEHYINYYFYGKIWAADDIYTLPLPRCYAQMLSQFQIRANLVAPLLKGENLWGLLCIHQCSGPREWKESEMEFVRQIATHLGVALQHAEFVKKLQMQSEYLTQAVNQAVEREKAVAAIINKIRQSLQLDTIFTTTTQEVRQLLKADRVVIYRFNADWSGEFLVESKAEGWKSLIEEQKYDLQFGANISQCSLKYLVNPCVTDSYLQETQGGDFTRGEVFRVCDNIYKANFSTCYIQALERYEAQAYAIIAIYQGKQLWGLLAVYQNQSTRHWETSEIKFLVQIGGQLGVAIQQAELLAQTEKQKRDLETILADELRRQAESLVEDAERERALAQVIDKIRRTLDINTIFQTATSELRQLLNADRVAVFQFEPNSYWNYGKFVSENVLFPFCSVLETEIEDHCFGARFAQNYPLGHVLVLPDIYQGGLTDCYVQLLAQFQIKANLVVALLKGDELWGLLCIHQCSTPRQWQKKEIEFVRKIAVQLGVALQQAELLTQAQKRSEEQAKVAEQERALARVIDRIRQTLDIDTIFSATTQEVRQILQCDRVVVYRFISDRRGEFIFESKLSCGIPLEQAEHKNLWLETHFKYPKIDQYQNHQPLIIDDIFNAPLSPSTLKVLQQFQIRAYILVPVFVGEILWGLLGAYQHTSSRHWQPREVSLLTQVANQLGVAIQQAKLLAQLKEAKDTADAANHAKSEFLANMSHELRTPLNAILGFTQILAKHSGLSSVQQEYLRIIERSGEHLLDLINDVLEMSKIEAGRLTLNETSFDLYRLLNNLQEMLELKAEMKGLNLIFERDQNVPQYIKTDESKLRQVLINLLGNAIKFTEVGCVILRVKQDTIFPKSITTEAQNSEPIDVLPEPIKITFEVEDTGPGIASEEIDLLFEAFAQTETGRKSKEGTGLGLPISQQFVQMMGGNIIVNSLLGTGTWVKFFIQIGLADCCDIQPQLSKKSVVGLAAGQPTYRILIVEDAVENRQVLVELLSTTGFEVRQALNGQEAVELSLSWQPHLIWMDMRMPVMDGIEATRRIRANAPSENFPIIIALTANAFKEERAQVLQAGCDDFVSKPFQDHIIFEKMAEYLGLEYEYADSQTSTHLNSNLERISTPGDLSLDCLVLMPPAWIQEFHEAVLCTQEKRVFELIQEIPESYSALALTLKKLADEFQFDQILAVTETLILG
- a CDS encoding SpoIID/LytB domain-containing protein, producing MVCSVPQSWHPLVSFPTSLQRFKRYWWTTLLIWLCWVAPAQAQLLLRVAIEEGANQVKVGSTTKAIVRDGNGQALGELVAMGGGVAQAKSGKVALGNWQGSQLWIDPSNNGNVWIGNGWYRGRVLLVPRNGKLTAINYVDLEEYLYSVLGAEMDGGWPQEALKAQAVAARTYALYKRQRSNGIFDVGDDQGWQVYKGLVTESTGTVAAVNATRGQVLTYNGQAILAAFHSASGGHTENVEDVWNEPLPYLRGVPDFDQGTPVFEWTKTFSQADLSKRISGVGNITTMTPQRTSAFGSILAMKVVGDKGTRVMSGEDIASALGLRSTRFQISRKSGTTSFQVTGRGFGHAVGLSQWGAYNLARGGYNYQQILAHYYRNTALAKIEVR
- a CDS encoding ribonuclease Z, translating into MQITFLGTSSGVPTRSRNVSSIALRLPQRAEIWLFDCGEGTQHQFLRSDLKVSQISRIFITHLHGDHIFGLTGLLASCGLAGNAKRIDIYGPAGLSDYLQACVRYSQTHFSYPVKVHTIQPGMIFEDEEYQVVCGYLKHRVTAFGYRIIEKDKPGRFDVEKAKKLGIPPGPIYAQLKQGQTVTLADGRTIRGTELCGVPQIGRKFVYCTDTVFCEGAVELAQDADVLVHEATFSHHDAEMAFQRLHSTSTMAAQVALAAGAKQLMMTHFSPRYAPGNSIILDDLLTEARAIFPNTDMAYDFLTHEIPRRPL
- a CDS encoding HAD hydrolase-like protein produces the protein MNQIIIFDFDGTLADTLHTVVTITNRLSGEFGYSPTNPDTLAQIQNLSSWQIIQQSGISLFKLPFLLKRVISELNQDLQQIDLFPTIPEILRQLQEQNYTLYIITSNSKINVITILSRYDLINYFKNIYSGINLFGKHKIINQLLKQERIEPQQAIYIGDETRDINAARKSKIKSIAVSWGYNSAEVLARHHPNALISHPSELIAAIENVQGLDN
- a CDS encoding exosortase-dependent surface protein XDP2, whose protein sequence is MKTRFFTTLISTLALTGVYATSAQAVGFKFKTNYSTDANLWKGDIFLNSVEFKSKTYNNFSLVNKVDIIDNDLWTKGNTGAASSDKGDQASGIKAEAPTASDLVASLGNLNLSNIVDTEDNGSFTLDLFFAKPADNFLFFERGKNSKLDVQAVFTDGSLGSVVNLDSKKWDYAGYKLDTTEITGAQQVGSFGLSLSDLGVTNAKSFKSLRLISEADFKGPDFKVVGTNVSVPEPTTVLGLGLVGAALAMSRRKKAH
- a CDS encoding YciI family protein, translating into MPKYVMFGTYCEDVLEKREPYRAAHLEGLKQQKESGVLLTIGPTQDVTKVFGIYEAEDEATVRQLVESDPYWQNGIWTEYDVKAWIQVY
- the pheT gene encoding phenylalanine--tRNA ligase subunit beta, with translation MRISLNWLRELVDIQMTPQELAETLTVAGFEVEDIEDWRSWADGVVLGKILQAEQHPNADKLRVCQVDIGASEPLNIVCGAPNAASGMVVAVATLGTYLPKINLTLKKTKLRGVPSEGMICSLAELGLEKDSSGIHSFDLENPILGSDVRPLLGLDDVILDVTATANRADGLSMVGIAREIAALTGANLRIPEAAGVLIEQSEQSQSLSIKIADKQACPIYIGTMIEGVKIAPSPDWLQRRLQAAGVRPINNVVDVTNYILLEWGQPLHAFDLDRLKQVTSSPDLTIGVRFAQPDESIKTLDGQTRKLQEQNLLITANDYPVALAGVMGGEETEVFEGTQNLLLEAAIFAPIAIRRSARAQGLRSESSTRYERGVNQAELALACRRAILLLKELASGTPTRQETDSSGIELQSPEITLRLDRINQVLGQLKRGQGTAAESYLLPEEVEGILTALGCGLVRDKNRDFVAWKVTVPPYRYRDLEREIDLIEEVARLYGYDNFCETLPSQGVSGYLPLEQLAMRQIRATFRGEGLTELMHYSLVKTEGENQVVLDNPLFVEYSALRTEMLTGLIDAFVYNLQNGNGPLNGFEIGRIFWKEGDQYKEQDALAGIMGGDRSFGRWVRSGQEQPMTWFEAKGILEAVFQRLNLTVEYKPESTIEHLHPGRTASLWLQGKRLGIFGQLHPQLCQKQDLPNQVYAFEFQLSILLEAMNRPSNLVRKFKPFSTFPASDRDIAFFVPVEVPVSELERCITKAAGNLLESVEVFDEYRGKNVPEGQRSLAFRLVYRVSDRTLTDTDIDPLQQKVRDALVQQFNVNLRS